A section of the Streptomyces sp. NBC_00178 genome encodes:
- a CDS encoding NADP-dependent oxidoreductase gives MRAIIVQRPGQPGSFGLENVPDPRPGAGQVRIRMAGSAINPADLHVMDGLGGTPHPPGRWGVGLDVSGVIDMVASDVRELSIGTPVAALTFPHAPHSAAGAAAEYVIVPAADVAPVPERVDLLDAATVPLNSLTADQLLARLGPADGRRLLVTGAAGGVGGYAVALAALAGWSVTGLARTSDAEFLGRAGADEVITSLEGASAYDAVLDAAKLGGAALRAVRDHGMYAGVFPGLEPAGERGIMITSGVVAPDGRRLREILALTAQGRLETRRAGVQPLEKAALAYQAFREGGRGRWVLTP, from the coding sequence ATGCGAGCGATCATCGTCCAGCGCCCCGGACAGCCGGGCAGCTTCGGCCTGGAGAACGTCCCCGACCCCCGGCCGGGCGCCGGTCAGGTCCGGATCAGGATGGCGGGATCCGCGATCAATCCGGCCGATCTGCACGTCATGGACGGTCTGGGCGGCACGCCCCACCCGCCGGGCCGCTGGGGCGTGGGCCTCGACGTATCGGGTGTCATCGACATGGTGGCGTCCGACGTTCGCGAGCTTTCCATCGGTACACCGGTGGCCGCGCTGACCTTCCCCCACGCACCGCACTCCGCCGCGGGCGCGGCAGCCGAGTACGTGATCGTGCCCGCGGCGGACGTGGCGCCCGTCCCCGAACGGGTCGACCTGCTGGACGCGGCAACGGTCCCGCTCAACTCACTGACTGCCGACCAGTTGCTGGCCAGGCTCGGCCCCGCCGACGGCCGACGCCTTCTGGTGACCGGCGCGGCGGGCGGCGTCGGTGGCTACGCGGTCGCCCTGGCCGCGCTCGCCGGCTGGTCCGTCACCGGGCTGGCGCGTACCTCCGACGCGGAATTCCTGGGCCGGGCAGGCGCCGATGAAGTGATCACCAGCCTGGAAGGGGCGAGCGCCTACGACGCGGTGCTGGACGCCGCGAAGCTGGGCGGCGCGGCGTTGCGAGCCGTCCGCGACCACGGTATGTACGCCGGAGTCTTCCCGGGCCTGGAGCCGGCCGGTGAGCGGGGGATCATGATCACCAGCGGGGTGGTCGCTCCTGACGGCCGCCGGCTGCGCGAAATTCTGGCCCTGACCGCCCAAGGGCGGCTGGAAACCCGTCGGGCCGGTGTCCAGCCGCTGGAGAAGGCTGCGCTCGCCTACCAGGCATTTCGCGAGGGCGGCCGGGGCCGGTGGGTCCTCACTCCCTGA
- a CDS encoding EF-hand domain-containing protein: MADIESARTAFERFDQNSDGSITAAEYKSAMAQLGDPYVTETVAQAVINAHDTNGDGELTFDEFWASQNKA; the protein is encoded by the coding sequence GTGGCGGACATCGAGTCGGCACGCACGGCATTCGAGCGCTTCGACCAGAACAGCGACGGCAGCATCACGGCCGCCGAGTACAAGAGCGCCATGGCGCAGCTCGGTGACCCCTACGTCACCGAGACCGTGGCCCAGGCCGTCATCAACGCGCACGACACCAACGGTGACGGCGAGCTCACGTTCGACGAGTTCTGGGCCTCGCAGAACAAGGCCTGA
- a CDS encoding terpene synthase family protein: MSKIVLPALHMPFRSAGCNPRMELTREAVWRWAAENGLALSPAARSRMLRARPELWTSLVFPDASQEHLDLFCQWLFWMLLVDDEFDDGIAGRDPRLCERVVAGLVGVLDGSGPGSPMEYALGDLRERACRGRSPGWIRQFRRDTASWLWTYYAEAVERAAGREPARADFTEHRRDSVAVRPFLDLQEIATGTDLPESARGLPSYLTLRNAVADHAGLCNDICSLEKEAVLGYGHNAVLLLRRDRGYTLQEAVNEAGIQLSRMAERIQRAEKELAAETDAARLAAPVRAALRACARSHRRLVRGSFDHQARAERYTRPDLVRAEWQDSLSPHFTV, translated from the coding sequence ATGAGCAAGATCGTCCTGCCTGCGCTCCACATGCCCTTCAGGAGCGCGGGCTGCAACCCGCGCATGGAGCTCACCCGTGAGGCCGTCTGGCGCTGGGCGGCGGAGAACGGCCTCGCGCTCTCCCCCGCCGCCCGGAGCAGGATGCTCCGGGCCCGGCCGGAACTCTGGACCTCGCTCGTCTTCCCCGATGCCTCGCAGGAGCATCTCGACCTCTTCTGCCAATGGCTCTTCTGGATGCTCCTGGTCGACGACGAGTTCGACGACGGAATCGCGGGCCGTGACCCCCGCCTGTGCGAGCGGGTGGTCGCCGGGCTGGTGGGCGTCCTCGACGGCTCCGGGCCGGGCAGCCCCATGGAGTACGCCCTCGGGGACCTGCGGGAGCGCGCCTGCCGGGGCCGGTCCCCGGGCTGGATCCGGCAGTTCCGGCGGGACACCGCCTCCTGGCTCTGGACGTACTACGCCGAGGCCGTCGAACGGGCCGCCGGAAGGGAGCCCGCACGGGCCGACTTCACGGAGCACCGCCGCGACTCCGTGGCCGTGCGGCCCTTCCTGGACCTCCAGGAGATCGCCACCGGGACGGACCTCCCGGAATCGGCGCGCGGCCTGCCGTCCTACCTCACCCTGCGGAACGCGGTCGCCGACCACGCCGGGCTCTGCAACGACATCTGCTCGCTGGAGAAGGAGGCCGTGCTCGGTTACGGGCACAACGCCGTCCTGCTCCTGCGCCGGGACCGGGGCTACACGCTCCAGGAGGCGGTGAACGAGGCGGGCATCCAGCTGTCGCGCATGGCCGAGCGGATACAGCGCGCGGAGAAGGAACTCGCCGCGGAGACCGACGCCGCACGCCTCGCCGCCCCCGTACGCGCGGCGCTGCGGGCCTGCGCCCGGAGCCACCGGCGCCTGGTGCGGGGCAGCTTCGACCACCAGGCGCGCGCCGAGCGCTACACCCGCCCCGATCTCGTGCGGGCCGAGTGGCAGGACTCCCTGTCGCCGCACTTCACCGTCTGA
- a CDS encoding ATP-binding protein translates to MAGWEGVEQPRPRSSATAARWTAAVDDEQAFKALELFGNPTDGEVVLPSRPESAATARRITSCVMQRQWQLPPQTVEHGVLLVSELVGNAVRHTGARVFGLRMLRRRGWVRIEVRDPSRGLPCLMPVREMDVSGRGLFLVDKLSDRWGVDLLPRGKTTWFEMRTVDR, encoded by the coding sequence ATGGCGGGCTGGGAGGGTGTGGAGCAGCCGCGACCGCGCAGCAGTGCGACCGCGGCGCGCTGGACGGCTGCCGTCGATGACGAACAGGCGTTCAAGGCGCTGGAGTTGTTCGGGAATCCGACGGACGGTGAGGTGGTGCTGCCCTCCCGTCCGGAGTCCGCCGCGACCGCCCGGCGCATCACGTCGTGCGTGATGCAGCGTCAGTGGCAGCTTCCGCCGCAGACCGTCGAACACGGTGTGCTACTGGTCTCCGAGCTGGTGGGCAACGCGGTACGGCATACCGGTGCGCGGGTTTTCGGGTTACGCATGCTCCGCCGCCGCGGCTGGGTCCGGATCGAGGTGCGCGACCCGTCGCGCGGCCTGCCGTGCCTGATGCCCGTCCGTGAGATGGACGTGAGCGGGCGGGGGCTCTTCCTCGTGGACAAGCTCTCGGACCGCTGGGGTGTGGACCTCCTGCCGCGCGGGAAGACCACCTGGTTCGAGATGCGCACCGTCGACCGCTGA
- a CDS encoding polysaccharide deacetylase family protein has product MDGRRTPVPRRDALRAASAALLAGTTAAGCARETPSRPAATSDGPRARPADKAHGAVRPAAAPRRFPGQPAEIAHGPRDRPRVALTFHGQGDPVLARAVLAEAERAGARVTVLAVGSWLDEHPGMARRILDGGHDLGNHTQSHLDINAMDETRAYAEITGCAQRLRRLTGSIGTWFRPSRAQWATPLVRDLARRAGYPHVLSYDVDSLDFTSPGVPAVTRKVAGELRNGSVVSLHFGYRDTIAALPLLLTEIDRRQLRAVTTTELLT; this is encoded by the coding sequence ATGGACGGTCGCAGGACACCGGTGCCCCGCCGCGACGCGCTGCGCGCCGCCTCCGCGGCACTCCTGGCGGGTACCACCGCCGCGGGATGTGCGCGGGAGACCCCCTCGCGGCCGGCCGCCACCTCGGACGGGCCCCGCGCCCGCCCGGCGGACAAGGCGCACGGCGCCGTGCGCCCGGCCGCCGCCCCGCGCCGCTTCCCCGGGCAGCCGGCCGAGATTGCCCACGGCCCCCGCGACCGCCCGCGCGTCGCCCTCACCTTCCACGGCCAGGGCGACCCCGTCCTCGCCCGCGCCGTCCTCGCCGAGGCCGAGCGGGCCGGGGCCCGGGTCACGGTCCTGGCCGTCGGCAGCTGGCTCGACGAGCACCCCGGCATGGCGCGGCGGATCCTCGACGGCGGCCACGACCTCGGCAACCACACCCAGAGCCACCTCGACATCAACGCGATGGACGAGACCAGGGCCTACGCCGAGATCACCGGCTGCGCGCAGCGCCTGCGCAGGCTCACCGGCTCCATCGGCACCTGGTTCAGGCCCTCTCGCGCGCAGTGGGCGACCCCCCTGGTGCGGGACCTCGCCCGCCGGGCGGGATACCCGCACGTCCTGTCCTACGACGTGGACTCCCTCGACTTCACCTCGCCCGGAGTCCCGGCCGTCACCCGCAAGGTCGCCGGGGAACTCCGCAACGGTTCCGTGGTGAGCCTGCACTTCGGCTACCGCGACACCATCGCCGCCCTGCCCCTCCTCCTCACCGAAATCGACCGGCGCCAACTGCGCGCGGTGACGACCACGGAGCTGTTGACCTGA
- a CDS encoding peptidoglycan recognition protein family protein, giving the protein MRAKRRIWATAAVTATAVAGVLVVQGTAGMSGEAGDAGAKPGPARTEVHHDALKVSADGESASLRRDGTKRFSMLGVTWTDPSAEMTGTVQARTRSVSTGDWTSWLPVDTEVDGPTEAGRPGVRGTTEPRWVGPSDGVEVRVSAGRGRTEGLPDGLRLDTVDPGGPSGTAEPAAFTADSTDEPSADPSDEPSSPSPSPSGVDPSQDATTGPTTQAPEPSAPVDPSTSTDPGPAPSPSSQSPSATPGPTATLPPPLPSTAPKPPIVTRAGWSADETLNDESPDYMDTVKAVFVHHTAQTNDYSCADSAAIVRGLHAFHVRSNGWKDLGYNFLVDKCGTVFEGRKGGADRAVMGAHTYGFNRETAGIAVIGLYTDSSAATAATAAVARVAAWKLGQYGVSPSGTTTLTAGADGTGYSGRKFTAQTAYTFDRISGHRDGFNTECPGTRLYAQLPTIRGYAAGPVAGLAVKSVTGGVLSGAAYHAKADITVGWSASTPAVFVGKYELLVDGKPAATAPGTATSAKAALTAGSHTVQVRATHVSGKTSVSATATVIADRTAPAFSTKPVLSLRGGTVNTTAVPVTLKWKATDAVQLRDVALTAPLARTYGPTVTSASHTAKSGAATTWRMTAYDRAGNGGASSVVGTPVILQESSAKKSGTWTTKSSSSYLGGRSYSSGTRNASLTWTFTGRSVAWVVSRASTSGQAYVYVDGVKAATVDLKSSTTAYRQAIWTKSWSASAAHTVRVVVVGTKGRPTLTTDGLVYLK; this is encoded by the coding sequence GTGCGAGCGAAGCGAAGAATATGGGCCACGGCCGCCGTCACGGCAACGGCCGTGGCGGGCGTGCTGGTGGTGCAGGGCACGGCGGGCATGTCGGGCGAGGCCGGTGACGCCGGAGCGAAGCCGGGCCCGGCGCGGACCGAGGTGCACCACGACGCCCTGAAGGTCTCGGCGGACGGGGAGAGCGCCTCCCTGCGCCGGGACGGCACGAAGCGGTTCAGCATGCTGGGCGTCACCTGGACCGATCCGTCGGCCGAGATGACGGGAACGGTGCAGGCGCGCACGCGGTCGGTGTCGACCGGCGACTGGACCTCCTGGCTGCCGGTCGACACCGAGGTCGACGGGCCCACGGAAGCCGGCCGCCCCGGGGTCCGCGGCACGACCGAGCCCCGGTGGGTCGGCCCCTCCGACGGTGTGGAGGTCCGTGTGTCCGCCGGGAGGGGCCGGACCGAGGGACTCCCCGACGGCCTGCGGCTGGACACCGTCGATCCCGGCGGGCCGTCCGGGACGGCGGAGCCGGCAGCCTTCACGGCCGACTCCACCGACGAGCCGTCGGCGGACCCGTCGGACGAGCCGTCGTCACCGAGCCCCTCCCCCTCCGGCGTGGACCCGTCGCAGGACGCCACCACCGGCCCCACGACACAGGCGCCCGAGCCGAGCGCCCCCGTGGACCCGTCCACGAGTACGGACCCCGGGCCGGCCCCCTCCCCTTCGTCCCAGTCACCCTCGGCCACCCCCGGACCGACCGCGACGCTCCCGCCGCCCCTGCCGTCGACCGCGCCCAAGCCCCCGATCGTCACCCGGGCCGGCTGGAGCGCGGACGAGACGCTCAACGACGAGTCACCCGACTACATGGACACGGTCAAGGCCGTATTCGTGCACCACACCGCGCAGACGAACGACTACTCCTGCGCCGACTCGGCGGCGATCGTCCGCGGTCTGCACGCGTTCCACGTCCGGTCGAACGGCTGGAAGGACCTCGGCTACAACTTCCTGGTCGACAAGTGCGGCACGGTCTTCGAAGGCCGCAAGGGCGGTGCCGACCGCGCCGTGATGGGCGCGCACACCTACGGATTCAACCGCGAGACCGCGGGTATCGCCGTCATCGGCCTGTACACCGACTCCTCGGCGGCCACCGCCGCGACGGCGGCAGTCGCCCGAGTCGCTGCCTGGAAGCTCGGCCAGTACGGCGTCAGCCCGTCGGGGACGACCACTCTGACCGCGGGTGCGGACGGCACCGGCTACAGCGGAAGGAAGTTCACCGCGCAGACGGCCTACACGTTCGACCGGATCTCCGGGCACCGCGACGGCTTCAACACCGAGTGCCCCGGCACCCGGCTCTACGCTCAACTGCCCACGATCCGCGGCTACGCGGCCGGCCCGGTCGCCGGCCTGGCCGTCAAGTCCGTGACCGGCGGGGTCCTTTCCGGCGCCGCGTACCACGCGAAGGCCGACATCACCGTCGGCTGGTCGGCGAGCACCCCCGCCGTGTTCGTGGGGAAGTACGAGCTGCTGGTGGACGGCAAGCCCGCCGCCACCGCCCCGGGCACCGCCACGTCGGCCAAGGCGGCGCTGACCGCGGGCAGTCACACGGTGCAGGTACGCGCCACCCACGTGTCGGGGAAGACCTCGGTCTCCGCGACGGCCACCGTCATCGCCGACCGGACGGCTCCGGCGTTCTCCACGAAGCCCGTCCTGTCGCTGCGCGGCGGCACGGTGAACACGACGGCCGTCCCCGTCACCCTGAAGTGGAAGGCCACCGACGCGGTACAGCTCAGGGACGTGGCCCTGACCGCTCCCCTTGCCAGGACCTACGGTCCGACGGTCACCTCGGCGTCGCACACGGCGAAGTCGGGTGCGGCCACCACATGGCGCATGACCGCGTACGACCGTGCGGGCAACGGCGGCGCGTCCTCGGTCGTCGGCACACCGGTGATCCTTCAGGAGTCGTCGGCGAAGAAGAGCGGTACCTGGACCACGAAGTCGTCGTCGAGCTATCTCGGCGGCAGGTCCTACTCGAGCGGAACCAGGAACGCCTCGCTGACGTGGACCTTCACCGGCCGCTCGGTCGCCTGGGTGGTGTCCCGGGCCTCGACCTCGGGACAGGCGTACGTGTACGTCGACGGCGTCAAGGCGGCGACGGTGGACCTGAAGTCCTCCACCACCGCCTACCGGCAGGCGATCTGGACGAAGTCCTGGTCCGCCTCCGCCGCGCACACGGTCAGGGTCGTGGTGGTGGGCACGAAGGGCCGGCCCACCCTCACCACCGACGGCCTGGTCTACCTCAAGTAG
- a CDS encoding NADH:flavin oxidoreductase, which produces MTLSAAHVLGRPFALGRLTVPNRIVMSPMTRSFSPDGIPGDDVAAYYARRAAAGVGLIITEGTYIDHPSAGNDAAVPYLFGEKQLAGWAAVVEAVHAAGGRIVPQLWHIGMVREPGDLPFPDAAPIGPSGLTLTGAERGGRAMTRADIDDVIGAYAQAAWDAERIGFDGIEIHGAHGYLIDQFLWSLTNRRTDGYGGNAFERTRFAVEIVQAIRERVSKDFPVIFRFSQWKASDFDARLGDTPDELQAVLAPLADAGVSAFHASTRRYWEPAFEGSHLNLAAWAKKLTGVAAVTVGSVGLNADFLQGSAGTAGLEALIERLERDEFDLVAVGRALLVDPEWARKVLEGRADDLLPFTPEAEKTLY; this is translated from the coding sequence GTGACGCTTTCCGCAGCCCACGTTCTGGGCCGTCCGTTCGCCCTGGGGCGGCTTACCGTCCCCAACCGGATCGTCATGTCCCCCATGACCCGCTCGTTCTCGCCCGACGGGATACCGGGCGACGACGTGGCCGCCTACTACGCCCGCCGAGCAGCGGCCGGAGTCGGGCTCATCATCACGGAAGGGACATACATCGACCACCCGTCGGCAGGCAATGACGCGGCTGTCCCTTATCTGTTCGGGGAAAAGCAACTCGCGGGCTGGGCCGCCGTCGTCGAGGCCGTCCACGCTGCCGGCGGGCGCATCGTTCCGCAGTTGTGGCACATCGGCATGGTGCGTGAGCCGGGGGATCTTCCCTTTCCCGACGCCGCTCCGATAGGGCCGTCGGGCCTCACCCTCACGGGTGCGGAACGAGGTGGTCGCGCCATGACCCGCGCGGACATCGACGACGTCATCGGCGCCTACGCCCAGGCCGCCTGGGATGCGGAGCGGATCGGCTTCGACGGTATCGAGATCCATGGTGCGCACGGATATCTCATCGATCAGTTCCTCTGGTCCCTCACCAACCGGCGCACGGACGGGTACGGAGGCAACGCCTTCGAGCGCACACGGTTCGCCGTCGAGATCGTGCAGGCGATCCGTGAGCGGGTCTCCAAGGACTTCCCGGTGATCTTCCGCTTCTCGCAGTGGAAGGCCAGCGACTTCGACGCCCGGCTCGGCGACACCCCGGACGAGCTGCAGGCCGTGCTCGCCCCTCTGGCGGATGCAGGAGTATCCGCCTTCCACGCCTCCACCCGGCGCTACTGGGAACCGGCGTTCGAGGGATCCCACCTGAATCTCGCGGCCTGGGCCAAGAAGCTCACCGGGGTGGCTGCCGTCACGGTCGGCTCGGTCGGCCTCAACGCGGACTTCCTGCAGGGCAGTGCGGGGACGGCCGGTCTGGAGGCGTTGATCGAGCGCCTCGAGCGGGATGAATTCGATCTCGTAGCGGTGGGCCGGGCACTCCTGGTGGACCCCGAGTGGGCACGGAAGGTCCTGGAGGGCAGGGCGGACGATCTCCTTCCCTTCACGCCCGAGGCGGAGAAGACGCTCTACTGA
- a CDS encoding NADPH-dependent F420 reductase gives MHVGIIGYGAIGQSLVKRLAAAGIEEITVANSRGPESLAPHVEQFDGRVNAGTVREAGAAELVVLAVGWHQVPNALAEVQDWTGRILIDATNNYAPPGETPPDLGGRTSSEIVASHAPGAKVVKAFNHLAAALLGEDPRVAGGNRALFYSGDDEAAKESVGALLKRLGYAGIDLGGLVEGGKMHAPRNGPLIIRNLIEM, from the coding sequence ATGCACGTCGGAATCATCGGCTATGGGGCGATCGGTCAGTCTCTGGTCAAGCGCCTGGCAGCGGCAGGCATCGAGGAGATCACCGTCGCCAACAGCCGGGGGCCGGAGTCGCTCGCCCCGCACGTGGAGCAGTTCGACGGCCGGGTGAACGCCGGCACCGTGCGTGAAGCGGGCGCAGCCGAACTGGTCGTTCTGGCCGTCGGCTGGCACCAGGTTCCCAACGCCTTGGCTGAGGTGCAGGACTGGACGGGCCGGATACTCATTGACGCGACGAACAACTACGCCCCGCCCGGGGAGACGCCCCCCGACCTCGGAGGCCGCACTTCCAGCGAGATCGTGGCGTCCCACGCGCCGGGGGCCAAGGTGGTCAAGGCCTTCAACCACCTCGCCGCCGCTCTCCTGGGCGAGGACCCTCGCGTCGCCGGAGGTAACAGGGCCCTCTTCTACTCGGGTGACGACGAGGCGGCAAAGGAATCGGTGGGTGCGCTCCTGAAGCGGCTCGGCTACGCGGGAATCGACCTCGGCGGGCTCGTCGAGGGCGGCAAGATGCATGCCCCCCGCAATGGTCCGCTCATCATCCGGAACCTCATCGAGATGTGA
- a CDS encoding YncE family protein → MPPSPRTIAAAALLVAALAACAAPSDHARSAAPRTEAAAPPDRAAAPPGLPGMPPVLDPADVYAADRPGKLAAAVKDFPSRVYVPNTNSNTVSVIDPATYKVIETIPVGNQPQHVVPSWDLKTLWVNNDLGDSLTAIDPATGKTGRTLDVSDPYNLYFTPNGKYAVVMASMDRELVFRDPHTMKTAKALPVDCAGVNHADFSADGRYFIVSCEFSGDLLKVDTEKMKIVGQQKLPRQGAMPQDVKLSPDGKTFYIADMMSHGMWVLDGRTFAVPKLLPTGRGAHGLYVSRDSREMYITNRGEGSVSVFDFAKNELTKKWHLPGGGSPDMGGVSADGKVLWLSGRYDAEVYAIDTASGKELARIPVGSGPHGLAVYPQPGRYSLGHTGVFR, encoded by the coding sequence ATGCCTCCCTCCCCGCGTACCATCGCCGCCGCGGCCCTGCTGGTCGCCGCACTCGCCGCCTGCGCAGCCCCCTCCGACCATGCCCGGTCCGCCGCCCCGCGCACCGAGGCCGCCGCGCCGCCCGACAGGGCGGCGGCGCCTCCGGGGCTGCCCGGGATGCCGCCGGTGCTCGACCCCGCGGACGTCTACGCGGCGGACCGGCCCGGGAAGCTCGCAGCGGCCGTCAAGGACTTCCCGTCCCGGGTGTACGTGCCCAACACGAACTCCAACACGGTCTCGGTGATCGACCCGGCGACGTACAAGGTGATCGAGACGATCCCCGTCGGCAACCAGCCCCAGCACGTCGTGCCGTCCTGGGACCTCAAGACGCTCTGGGTGAACAACGATCTGGGTGACAGCCTCACCGCCATCGACCCCGCGACCGGGAAGACCGGGAGGACGCTCGACGTCTCGGACCCGTACAACCTCTACTTCACGCCGAACGGCAAGTACGCCGTGGTCATGGCGTCCATGGACCGCGAACTGGTCTTCCGCGACCCGCACACGATGAAGACGGCCAAGGCGCTGCCGGTCGACTGCGCGGGCGTCAACCACGCGGACTTCTCGGCGGACGGGCGGTACTTCATCGTCTCCTGCGAGTTCTCCGGGGACCTCCTCAAGGTCGACACGGAGAAGATGAAGATCGTCGGACAGCAGAAGCTGCCCCGGCAGGGGGCCATGCCGCAGGACGTGAAGCTCTCCCCGGACGGGAAGACCTTCTACATCGCCGACATGATGTCGCACGGCATGTGGGTGCTCGACGGCAGGACGTTCGCCGTCCCGAAGCTGCTGCCGACGGGCAGGGGAGCCCACGGGCTCTACGTCAGCCGCGACTCGCGGGAGATGTACATCACCAACCGCGGCGAGGGCTCCGTCTCGGTCTTCGACTTCGCGAAGAACGAGCTCACCAAGAAGTGGCACCTGCCCGGCGGGGGCAGCCCCGACATGGGCGGCGTCTCCGCGGACGGCAAGGTGCTCTGGCTCTCCGGACGCTACGACGCCGAGGTGTACGCCATCGACACCGCGAGCGGGAAGGAACTGGCCAGGATCCCGGTCGGCAGCGGGCCGCACGGACTGGCCGTCTACCCGCAGCCCGGCCGCTACTCGCTCGGCCACACCGGGGTCTTCCGCTGA
- a CDS encoding enoyl-CoA hydratase/isomerase family protein translates to MTVTLEVSDNVGTIRLDRPPMNALDVAVQDRLRELAEEAARRDDVRAVILYGGEKVFAAGADIKEMQAMDHAAMVVRSRALQESFTAVARIPKPVVAAVTGYALGGGCELALCADFRIAADNAKLGQPEILLGLIPGAGGTQRLARLVGPSRAKDLIFTGRQVRAEEALAIGLVDRVVPAAEVYEQARAWAARLAQGPALALRAAKESVDAGLETDIDTGLTIERNWFAGLFATEDRERGMRSFVEEGPGKAKFL, encoded by the coding sequence ATGACCGTAACCCTTGAAGTGAGCGACAACGTCGGCACGATCCGGCTGGACCGCCCGCCGATGAACGCCCTGGACGTGGCCGTCCAGGACCGGCTGCGCGAGCTCGCGGAGGAGGCGGCCCGGCGCGACGACGTGCGGGCCGTCATCCTCTACGGCGGCGAGAAGGTGTTCGCCGCCGGAGCGGACATCAAGGAGATGCAGGCGATGGACCACGCGGCCATGGTCGTGCGCTCCAGGGCCCTGCAGGAGTCCTTCACCGCCGTGGCGCGCATCCCCAAGCCCGTCGTCGCCGCGGTCACCGGCTACGCCCTGGGCGGCGGCTGCGAGCTCGCGCTCTGCGCCGACTTCCGGATCGCCGCGGACAACGCCAAGCTCGGCCAGCCGGAGATCCTGCTCGGGCTGATCCCCGGCGCCGGCGGTACGCAGCGACTGGCCCGGCTGGTGGGGCCCTCGCGGGCCAAGGACCTGATCTTCACCGGCCGTCAGGTGAGGGCCGAGGAGGCCCTGGCGATCGGTCTGGTGGACCGGGTGGTGCCCGCGGCCGAGGTCTACGAGCAGGCCAGGGCCTGGGCCGCCCGGCTGGCCCAGGGGCCCGCGCTGGCGCTGCGGGCCGCGAAGGAGTCCGTGGACGCGGGGCTGGAGACGGACATCGACACCGGCCTCACGATCGAGCGGAACTGGTTCGCCGGTCTGTTCGCCACGGAGGACCGGGAGCGGGGCATGCGCAGCTTCGTCGAGGAGGGGCCGGGCAAGGCCAAGTTCCTCTGA
- a CDS encoding L,D-transpeptidase, whose protein sequence is MNGQPISGAGSGAGGGRRGRGAPVLLPLVLGALLLATACGGNGSTGTADGKGAGARVDDTSASQAVVTIAPKDGADDVATSGALKVSAAQGKLSTVKVAGPKGKEVGGRIAADGLSWVPDRHLAAATKYTVHAVAKDAKGRQSAKDTTFTTLVPQNTFIGQYTPEDGSTVGVGMPVSIHFTRGITAPEAVEKAISVTAEPAVAVEPHWFGNDRLDFRPEKYWAAGTKVTVRLDLDGVEGRPGVYGKQAKTVEFTIGRSQVSTVDARSHRMKVVRDGKQIKDIPISAGAPATTTYNGQMVISEKLKVTRMNGDTVGFGGEYDIKDVPHAMRLSTSGTFIHGNYWGGSGIFGSTNTSHGCVGLRDVRGAWDSKTPAAWLFDNSLIGDVVIVKNSKDKVIQPDNGLNGWNMDWAEWTG, encoded by the coding sequence ATGAACGGGCAGCCGATATCGGGGGCAGGATCCGGCGCGGGCGGAGGACGGCGCGGGCGCGGGGCCCCCGTCCTCCTCCCGCTGGTACTGGGCGCGCTGCTGCTGGCCACCGCGTGCGGTGGGAACGGGAGCACCGGCACGGCCGACGGCAAGGGAGCGGGTGCCCGGGTGGACGACACCAGCGCCTCGCAGGCGGTGGTGACCATCGCGCCCAAGGACGGTGCCGACGACGTCGCGACCAGCGGTGCGCTGAAGGTCTCGGCCGCCCAGGGCAAGCTGAGCACGGTGAAGGTCGCCGGCCCCAAGGGCAAGGAGGTCGGCGGCAGGATAGCCGCCGACGGGCTGAGCTGGGTGCCGGACCGTCATCTGGCCGCCGCCACCAAGTACACGGTGCACGCGGTCGCCAAGGACGCCAAGGGCCGCCAGTCGGCGAAGGACACCACCTTCACGACGCTGGTCCCGCAGAACACCTTCATCGGCCAGTACACCCCCGAGGACGGGTCGACCGTCGGCGTCGGGATGCCGGTGTCGATCCACTTCACGCGGGGCATCACCGCCCCCGAGGCCGTCGAGAAGGCCATCAGCGTCACGGCGGAGCCGGCCGTGGCGGTCGAACCGCACTGGTTCGGCAACGACCGCCTCGACTTCCGCCCCGAGAAGTACTGGGCGGCGGGCACGAAGGTGACCGTGCGGCTCGACCTGGACGGCGTCGAGGGCCGGCCCGGGGTCTACGGCAAGCAGGCCAAGACGGTGGAGTTCACCATCGGCCGCAGCCAGGTCTCCACGGTCGACGCGCGCTCGCACCGGATGAAGGTGGTCCGGGACGGCAAGCAGATCAAGGACATCCCGATCTCCGCGGGCGCCCCGGCGACGACCACGTACAACGGGCAGATGGTCATCAGCGAGAAGCTCAAGGTGACCCGGATGAACGGCGACACCGTCGGCTTCGGCGGTGAGTACGACATCAAGGACGTCCCGCACGCGATGCGCCTGTCGACCTCGGGCACCTTCATCCACGGCAACTACTGGGGAGGGTCGGGCATCTTCGGCTCGACCAACACCAGTCACGGCTGTGTCGGGCTGCGGGACGTGCGCGGCGCGTGGGACAGCAAGACACCCGCCGCGTGGCTCTTCGACAACTCGCTGATCGGCGACGTCGTGATCGTGAAGAACTCCAAGGACAAGGTGATCCAGCCGGACAACGGCCTCAACGGCTGGAACATGGACTGGGCGGAGTGGACCGGGTAA